A genomic segment from Hyalangium gracile encodes:
- a CDS encoding DUF1565 domain-containing protein, with amino-acid sequence MSPRLLLFALPLIAACRAPTNPPVVPSTPAPRAGEVWVDGARPQSGDGSRERPFRTLAEGLAVRPAPTVHIARGMYAGPFQVAAGTRLVGEGDSTVLYAEGREQVLWLEAGASLERLSLQGGGWGVEVTGTLRLEGVAFSGQRKGAVRLIGGQLVARGVRFEASLSETVGVSLEEAARADVRESTFLGPWRRGVHVQGGAEAVLEGVSFQGAVMALDQEGGRVQMKRVKVEGGRGPGLLVRDGALELEEAQVTGHEYGLASNGAKLQVRGFTSVKAERAGLGLTRSTGQLVGLRVRESGSFGALQLVDSDFEVQDFRMDDVDAYGIAATKGRLRARNGSIGKVRSKEGFTGDGLHLRGVVADIEGVEVREASGAGVLAAQAAEVTLRNVTLIGCQQAGLSVESLGRVKATGLEVRGTKGVALAVLRDGDIWADELTASGLAEGLLWAECEGSTRIHLERLKSDDRRGLTASCVEQAPRAPAEAGAPAK; translated from the coding sequence ATGAGCCCGCGCCTCCTCCTCTTCGCGTTGCCGCTGATCGCCGCCTGTCGGGCGCCCACCAACCCACCTGTCGTCCCGTCGACGCCCGCTCCCCGCGCGGGCGAGGTGTGGGTGGATGGGGCACGGCCCCAGTCCGGGGACGGCTCGCGGGAGCGGCCCTTCCGGACCCTGGCGGAGGGGCTGGCGGTGCGTCCCGCACCCACCGTGCACATCGCTCGGGGGATGTACGCCGGGCCCTTCCAGGTCGCGGCGGGCACCCGCCTGGTGGGGGAGGGGGACAGCACGGTGCTGTACGCGGAGGGCCGAGAGCAGGTGCTCTGGCTGGAGGCCGGGGCCTCGCTCGAGCGCCTGTCGCTCCAGGGTGGGGGGTGGGGCGTGGAGGTGACGGGGACGCTGAGGCTCGAGGGGGTGGCCTTCAGCGGACAGCGAAAGGGGGCGGTCCGGCTGATCGGCGGCCAGCTGGTGGCCAGGGGCGTCCGCTTCGAGGCGAGCCTCTCGGAGACGGTGGGCGTCTCGCTGGAGGAGGCGGCCCGCGCGGACGTGAGGGAGAGCACGTTCCTGGGGCCATGGCGCCGAGGGGTGCACGTGCAGGGCGGCGCCGAGGCGGTGCTGGAGGGCGTGTCCTTCCAGGGCGCGGTGATGGCGCTGGACCAGGAGGGCGGGCGTGTCCAGATGAAGCGGGTGAAGGTGGAGGGGGGCCGGGGCCCGGGGCTGCTGGTTCGGGACGGGGCGCTGGAGCTCGAGGAGGCGCAGGTGACGGGCCACGAGTACGGGCTGGCCAGCAACGGCGCGAAGCTGCAGGTCCGGGGGTTCACCTCGGTGAAGGCGGAGCGAGCCGGACTGGGCCTCACCCGGTCCACGGGGCAGCTCGTGGGCCTGCGCGTGCGCGAGAGCGGGAGCTTCGGGGCGCTGCAACTGGTGGACTCGGACTTCGAGGTGCAGGACTTCCGGATGGACGATGTGGACGCCTATGGCATCGCGGCCACGAAGGGACGGCTGCGGGCGCGCAACGGGAGCATCGGCAAGGTGCGCTCGAAGGAGGGCTTCACGGGGGATGGCCTGCACCTGCGCGGCGTGGTGGCGGACATCGAGGGCGTGGAGGTGCGCGAGGCGAGCGGCGCGGGAGTGCTGGCGGCCCAGGCCGCCGAGGTCACGCTGCGCAACGTGACGCTGATCGGGTGCCAGCAGGCGGGGCTCTCGGTGGAGAGCCTGGGGCGGGTGAAGGCCACGGGGCTCGAGGTGCGGGGTACGAAGGGCGTGGCGCTGGCGGTGCTTCGGGACGGTGACATCTGGGCGGACGAGCTCACCGCGAGCGGTCTGGCGGAGGGGCTGCTCTGGGCCGAGTGCGAGGGCTCGACGCGGATCCACCTGGAGCGCCTGAAGTCGGATGACCGCCGAGGGCTCACGGCGTCGTGTGTCGAGCAGGCTCCCCGTGCTCCAGCGGAGGCCGGAGCGCCTGCGAAGTGA
- a CDS encoding HU family DNA-binding protein produces the protein MTKAELVEVVAAQSKLTKKSAAEIIDIVFSNIGKAVKKDARFSYPGFGTWSVRSRKARKIRNPQTNEMMKLKASKTIGFRPAKELKNSL, from the coding sequence ATGACCAAGGCAGAGCTCGTGGAGGTGGTGGCAGCGCAGTCCAAGCTGACCAAGAAGTCAGCCGCGGAGATCATCGACATCGTCTTCAGCAACATCGGCAAGGCGGTGAAGAAGGACGCGCGCTTCAGCTACCCCGGCTTCGGGACCTGGTCGGTCCGCTCCCGCAAGGCGCGGAAGATCCGCAACCCCCAGACCAACGAGATGATGAAGCTGAAGGCCTCGAAGACCATCGGCTTCCGTCCCGCCAAGGAGCTGAAGAACTCGCTGTAG
- a CDS encoding alpha/beta fold hydrolase has translation MDLGKWVLWGLLLFLAVVLGNVVWVLGVRRLYRPRTAPPQLLKARCQDGWEIAVHARRAPKRRFEEPVLLCHGLAANRFTFDFAPPYSVAHYLAEAGFDCFSVEWRGTGHSRNPPPGRRYTDFTIDDHVLQDAPAMMELALKETGAKRAFWLGHSMGGLVGYAAAQGPLGHQLAGLMVLGSPVFFKSEPLLRSLLGLGVHAAWPARLRQEWMSATLAPFLGYVNLPLSDLLVNPQHMPPQIQRQVFATMLSSMSRKVLLQFRDWIENDTFRSYDGRVDWRAGLSSLTLPVLVMGGSSDRLASAENLRKQYELLTTSDRTLHVFGRDRGDKMDYGHGDLMFGTGAPIEVYPLIRAWLEARATPLPAAVEQPLVSPTLPA, from the coding sequence ATGGATCTGGGAAAGTGGGTGCTCTGGGGGCTGCTGCTCTTCCTGGCCGTCGTCCTCGGAAATGTCGTCTGGGTGCTGGGGGTTCGCCGCCTCTACCGTCCCCGTACAGCCCCACCACAACTGCTCAAGGCCCGCTGCCAGGATGGGTGGGAGATTGCCGTTCATGCGCGCCGGGCGCCGAAGCGGCGCTTCGAGGAGCCCGTACTGCTGTGCCATGGACTGGCCGCCAATCGCTTCACCTTCGACTTCGCGCCCCCGTACTCCGTGGCGCACTACCTGGCCGAGGCCGGCTTCGACTGCTTCAGCGTCGAGTGGCGCGGCACGGGGCACTCGCGCAATCCGCCTCCGGGCCGGCGGTACACGGACTTCACCATCGATGATCACGTCCTCCAGGACGCGCCCGCCATGATGGAGCTGGCGCTGAAGGAGACCGGCGCGAAGCGGGCCTTCTGGCTGGGACATTCGATGGGTGGGCTCGTCGGCTATGCCGCGGCACAGGGTCCACTCGGACACCAGCTGGCGGGCCTGATGGTGCTGGGCTCTCCCGTCTTCTTCAAGTCCGAGCCGCTGCTGCGCTCGCTGCTGGGGCTGGGGGTGCACGCCGCGTGGCCCGCGCGCCTGCGGCAGGAGTGGATGAGCGCCACGCTGGCGCCCTTCCTCGGCTACGTGAACCTGCCGCTGTCGGATCTGCTCGTGAACCCCCAGCACATGCCTCCGCAGATCCAGCGGCAGGTGTTCGCGACCATGCTGTCCTCGATGAGCCGCAAGGTGCTCCTCCAGTTCCGCGACTGGATCGAGAACGACACGTTCCGCTCCTATGACGGCAGGGTGGACTGGCGCGCGGGCCTGTCCAGCCTCACGCTGCCCGTGCTGGTGATGGGCGGCAGCAGCGACCGGCTCGCCTCCGCGGAGAATCTGCGCAAGCAGTACGAGCTGCTCACCACCTCCGACCGCACGCTCCACGTCTTCGGCCGCGACCGCGGGGACAAGATGGACTACGGCCACGGGGACCTGATGTTCGGCACCGGGGCTCCCATCGAGGTGTACCCGCTCATCCGTGCGTGGCTGGAGGCTCGCGCCACGCCACTGCCCGCTGCCGTGGAGCAGCCCCTGGTCTCTCCCACGCTGCCGGCCTGA
- the def gene encoding peptide deformylase, with the protein MVREILIWPDPILKQKAKPVAKVDDSVRALVKDMFETMYAADGVGLAAPQVGILQRIIVLDTTPRQPESKPLAMINPEIIAMEGELTYTEGCLSIPGEAEDVDRAAIVTVKFLDAEGKEQTLECDGLLAIAVQHETDHLNGTVFVDHVSTLKRELIRKRMKRLKSEREERPSAS; encoded by the coding sequence ATGGTTCGCGAGATCCTGATCTGGCCCGATCCCATCCTGAAGCAGAAGGCAAAGCCCGTGGCCAAGGTGGACGACTCCGTCCGCGCCTTGGTGAAGGACATGTTCGAGACGATGTATGCCGCTGACGGCGTGGGCCTCGCGGCTCCGCAGGTCGGCATCCTGCAGCGCATCATCGTCCTGGACACCACCCCCCGGCAGCCGGAGTCCAAGCCCCTGGCGATGATCAACCCGGAGATCATCGCCATGGAGGGCGAGCTCACCTACACGGAGGGCTGCCTCTCCATCCCCGGCGAGGCCGAGGACGTGGACCGCGCGGCCATCGTCACGGTGAAGTTCCTCGACGCCGAGGGCAAGGAGCAGACGCTCGAGTGTGACGGGCTGCTGGCCATCGCGGTGCAGCACGAGACGGACCACCTGAACGGCACGGTGTTCGTGGACCACGTCTCCACGCTCAAGCGCGAGCTCATCCGCAAGCGGATGAAGCGCCTCAAGTCCGAGCGCGAGGAGCGTCCGTCGGCATCGTAG
- a CDS encoding M23 family metallopeptidase, with protein MARLIALSLIALVSACVTPRADDKLSFEEAFGPRPTEPEAPPAPAPVPRARARGKARELKAPGKELPTARTSPELQAALASFVNKAREYRRHVRRGSPMPSEQEENWGSVTDALDTFLQRPAEKTSSMDIVRARVTLEAELEEDARSYGDIPESLAETVMTRVSELSVRMAEVRRLMVKTVDAPPRFTWPIFPVSVTSGFGERAHPILGEMKEHLGVDLAAKRGQAVLAAAPGVVLTAGWNGGYGYQVEIQHASRITTRYSHLARVTVEPGQILERGDLVGLAGDTGMATGVHLHFEVWRDGRPRDPLDELDRGSTVEIGEVSLEDTSVSEKRQGRRPSRTTPLR; from the coding sequence TTGGCCCGTCTCATTGCCCTCTCCTTGATTGCGCTGGTGTCCGCGTGCGTCACTCCGCGCGCGGACGACAAGCTCAGCTTCGAGGAGGCGTTCGGCCCGCGTCCCACGGAGCCGGAGGCCCCGCCCGCTCCCGCGCCCGTACCGAGGGCTCGGGCGCGCGGCAAGGCGCGAGAGCTGAAGGCGCCGGGCAAGGAGCTGCCCACGGCGCGCACCTCGCCGGAGCTGCAGGCCGCGCTCGCCTCGTTCGTGAACAAGGCCCGGGAGTACCGCCGGCACGTGAGGCGGGGCAGCCCCATGCCCTCCGAGCAGGAGGAGAACTGGGGGAGCGTGACGGACGCGCTGGACACCTTCCTCCAGCGTCCGGCGGAGAAGACGTCCTCCATGGACATCGTCCGCGCCCGGGTGACGCTCGAGGCGGAGCTGGAGGAGGACGCGCGCTCCTACGGAGACATCCCCGAGTCGCTGGCCGAGACGGTGATGACGCGGGTGAGCGAGCTCTCCGTCCGCATGGCGGAGGTGCGCCGGCTGATGGTGAAGACGGTGGATGCGCCGCCGCGCTTCACCTGGCCCATCTTCCCCGTCTCGGTGACGAGCGGCTTCGGCGAGCGGGCCCACCCCATCCTGGGAGAGATGAAGGAGCACCTGGGCGTGGATCTCGCCGCCAAGCGGGGCCAGGCGGTGCTGGCCGCGGCCCCGGGCGTGGTGCTCACCGCCGGGTGGAACGGCGGCTATGGCTACCAGGTGGAGATCCAGCACGCCTCGCGCATCACCACGCGCTACAGCCACCTGGCGCGCGTGACGGTGGAGCCGGGGCAGATCCTCGAGCGGGGCGACCTGGTGGGGCTGGCCGGAGACACCGGCATGGCCACCGGGGTGCACCTGCACTTCGAGGTGTGGCGGGACGGCCGCCCGAGGGATCCGCTCGACGAGCTGGACCGCGGCAGCACGGTGGAGATCGGCGAGGTGTCCCTGGAGGACACGTCCGTCTCCGAGAAACGGCAAGGGCGCCGCCCTTCCCGGACGACGCCCCTGAGGTGA
- a CDS encoding inorganic diphosphatase — MPPGPSLSSFAGLPAEPEVLIECPRGSFVKRRADGSIDFISPVPCPYNYGCIPGFASDDGDPLDVVVLGPRLRQGERLHVPVVGVVDFIDAGRGDPKVICSTRPLGEQERVGVERFFRVYARFKRVLHRVRGQVPDTRFRGWLVGPDGGLRNG; from the coding sequence ATGCCACCCGGACCATCGCTCTCCTCGTTTGCCGGCCTCCCCGCGGAGCCCGAGGTCCTCATCGAGTGCCCTCGCGGCTCCTTCGTGAAGCGGCGGGCGGACGGGAGCATCGACTTCATCTCTCCGGTGCCGTGTCCCTACAACTACGGGTGCATTCCAGGCTTCGCCTCGGACGACGGGGACCCGCTGGATGTGGTGGTGCTCGGCCCGCGCCTGCGACAGGGAGAGCGGCTGCACGTACCCGTCGTGGGGGTGGTGGACTTCATCGACGCGGGTCGGGGAGACCCCAAGGTCATCTGCAGCACCCGGCCGCTGGGGGAGCAGGAGAGGGTAGGGGTGGAGCGCTTCTTCCGGGTGTACGCCCGCTTCAAGCGGGTGCTCCACCGGGTGCGCGGTCAGGTGCCCGACACCCGCTTCCGGGGGTGGCTCGTCGGCCCGGACGGAGGGCTGCGGAACGGGTAA
- the ltaE gene encoding low-specificity L-threonine aldolase, which produces MKPIDFRSDTVTKPTPAMRRAMAEAEVGDDVYGEDPTVNRLEQRVAERLGLEAALFVPSGTQSNQLAMGLHCRPADEVITEAGSHIVQYEGGAVSALWGIQPLMLPGERGLLTPAQVAEAVRGENIHAPRSRLLSLENTHNKGGGTVWPLERFRAVVEVARKAGLAVHLDGARLFNAEVATGTPASAWAKLADTTSVCFSKGLGAPVGSALVGSAALIREARRLRKRLGGGMRQAGLLAAAALYALEHHVERLAEDHAHTRRLAAGLAELSGVKVEPSQVETNILLVEFTRPASEMVSRLASLGVLLNATGAHTARLVCHLDISAADIDEALSRIRRALES; this is translated from the coding sequence ATGAAGCCCATCGACTTCCGCTCGGACACCGTGACGAAGCCCACCCCCGCCATGCGCCGCGCCATGGCCGAGGCCGAGGTGGGGGACGACGTGTACGGGGAGGACCCCACGGTGAACCGGCTCGAGCAGCGGGTCGCCGAGCGGCTGGGGCTGGAGGCCGCCCTGTTCGTCCCCTCGGGCACGCAGTCCAACCAGCTCGCCATGGGCCTGCACTGCCGCCCGGCCGACGAGGTGATCACCGAGGCGGGCAGCCACATCGTCCAGTACGAGGGCGGCGCGGTGTCGGCGCTCTGGGGCATCCAGCCGCTGATGCTGCCCGGCGAGCGCGGGCTGCTGACGCCGGCGCAGGTGGCGGAGGCGGTGCGCGGGGAGAACATCCACGCTCCGCGCTCGCGGCTGCTCTCGCTGGAGAACACCCACAACAAGGGGGGCGGCACGGTGTGGCCGCTGGAGCGCTTCCGGGCGGTGGTGGAGGTGGCTCGCAAGGCGGGGCTCGCCGTGCACCTGGACGGGGCGCGCCTCTTCAACGCCGAGGTGGCCACGGGCACCCCGGCCTCCGCCTGGGCGAAGCTGGCGGACACCACCTCCGTGTGCTTCTCCAAGGGGCTGGGCGCGCCGGTGGGCTCGGCGCTGGTGGGCTCGGCGGCGCTGATCCGCGAGGCGCGGCGGCTGCGGAAGCGGCTGGGTGGCGGCATGCGTCAGGCGGGCCTGCTGGCCGCCGCGGCGCTCTACGCGCTGGAGCACCACGTGGAGCGGCTGGCCGAGGACCACGCCCACACGCGCCGGCTGGCGGCGGGGCTCGCCGAGCTCTCCGGGGTGAAGGTGGAGCCCTCCCAGGTGGAGACCAACATCCTCCTCGTGGAGTTCACCCGCCCGGCCAGTGAAATGGTGTCCCGGCTGGCCTCGCTCGGGGTTCTCCTGAATGCCACGGGCGCCCACACCGCCCGCCTGGTGTGCCACCTGGACATCTCGGCCGCCGACATCGACGAGGCGCTCAGCCGGATCCGCCGGGCCCTCGAATCTTGA
- a CDS encoding methyl-accepting chemotaxis protein — protein MLARLRVGNRLMFLAGTLVALLTALGVQGLWNLELTQQGFATVYKDRVVPLRDLKVISDMYGLGIAEAAHKVRSGHMSWVQGRMQVEEARRVIDQRWRSYLGTRMVSEETLLIERLRPMMRAADTAVGRLLDILAREDATQLTSFIHQELYPAIDPVTSLLSELEELQLRVTGQEYAEAVVRYERTGAEAILLIAAGALLGAALSFFIGRSITRPLDDAVGLAERIAAGDLTGRLPSTSPDETGRLLRAMNEMSARLSTMIGEVLEGARSLSVVSQQVSSTAQTMAQGTQEQAAATEETSSTIELLNASILTNAAQSQQVARLAATSAREAEEGGATVQATVEAMRTITSRIAIIEEIAYRTHLLSLNAAIESSRAGEQGRGFSVVASEVRRLAESSRQAAREIRGVAASSIQLAERSGKVLQALVPAILRTTELVQGVATASQEQREGMAQIHGAILQVNEVTQRSASTAEELASTAEELASQAESFTQSMSVFHVSTSGEGRPGGPRWQDGASLPRRTQPGVVRPRGKHPAPHLGR, from the coding sequence ATGCTGGCACGGCTCCGCGTTGGCAACAGATTGATGTTCCTGGCGGGCACGCTGGTGGCCCTGCTCACCGCGCTGGGCGTGCAGGGCCTTTGGAACCTGGAGCTGACCCAGCAGGGGTTCGCGACCGTCTACAAGGATCGCGTGGTCCCCCTGCGAGACCTGAAGGTCATCTCGGACATGTACGGGCTGGGCATCGCGGAGGCCGCGCACAAGGTCCGCAGCGGACACATGAGCTGGGTGCAAGGCCGGATGCAGGTGGAGGAGGCGCGACGGGTCATCGACCAGCGGTGGCGGAGCTATCTGGGCACGCGGATGGTGAGCGAGGAGACGCTCCTCATCGAGAGGCTCCGCCCGATGATGCGCGCCGCGGACACGGCCGTGGGGCGGCTGCTGGACATCCTGGCCCGAGAGGATGCCACCCAGCTGACGAGCTTCATCCACCAGGAGCTCTATCCGGCCATCGACCCGGTCACGTCCCTGCTGAGCGAGCTGGAGGAGCTCCAGCTGCGCGTCACGGGGCAGGAGTATGCGGAGGCGGTCGTTCGCTACGAGCGGACCGGCGCCGAGGCCATCCTGCTCATCGCCGCGGGGGCGCTGCTGGGAGCAGCGCTGAGCTTCTTCATCGGCAGGAGCATCACCCGTCCCCTGGACGACGCGGTCGGTCTGGCCGAGCGGATCGCCGCGGGAGATCTGACCGGGCGCCTGCCCAGCACGAGCCCCGACGAGACGGGGCGGCTGCTGCGCGCGATGAACGAGATGTCCGCGCGGCTGTCCACCATGATCGGCGAGGTGCTGGAGGGGGCCCGCTCCCTCTCGGTGGTGTCCCAGCAGGTGTCCTCCACGGCCCAGACCATGGCGCAGGGCACCCAGGAGCAGGCCGCCGCGACGGAGGAGACCTCCTCCACGATCGAGCTGCTCAATGCCTCCATCCTGACCAATGCCGCACAGAGCCAGCAGGTGGCTCGACTGGCGGCGACGAGCGCTCGCGAGGCCGAGGAGGGAGGCGCCACGGTGCAGGCGACCGTCGAGGCCATGCGGACCATCACCAGCCGGATCGCCATCATCGAGGAGATCGCCTACCGCACCCACCTGCTCTCGCTCAACGCGGCCATCGAGTCGTCACGGGCCGGAGAGCAGGGCCGAGGCTTCTCGGTGGTGGCCTCGGAGGTGCGCAGGCTGGCCGAGAGCAGCCGGCAGGCGGCGCGGGAGATCCGTGGCGTGGCCGCCTCGAGCATCCAGCTGGCCGAGCGCTCCGGGAAGGTGCTCCAGGCGCTGGTGCCCGCCATCCTTCGGACGACCGAGCTGGTGCAAGGCGTGGCGACCGCCTCGCAGGAGCAGCGCGAGGGAATGGCGCAGATCCACGGCGCCATCCTGCAGGTCAACGAGGTGACCCAGCGCAGCGCCTCCACGGCGGAGGAGCTGGCCTCCACGGCGGAGGAGCTGGCCTCCCAGGCCGAGTCCTTCACGCAGTCCATGTCCGTCTTCCATGTGTCCACGTCGGGCGAGGGGCGGCCTGGAGGCCCTCGATGGCAGGACGGGGCCTCGCTCCCACGCCGTACGCAGCCAGGCGTCGTCCGGCCCCGGGGGAAGCACCCGGCGCCCCACCTCGGTCGCTGA
- the nth gene encoding endonuclease III, with amino-acid sequence MSYNEGVGRETLEAKRRRAGLVLERLEAEMPEVRIELDYRSPLELLVAVILSAQCTDKRVNMVTPALFQRFPDAQAYASVKPEAVEPFIQTCGLYRAKAKNIVAAAKALVAQHGGQVPTSREALEQLPGVGRKTAGVVCIHLGGDAAFPVDTHVKRLAGRLDFSRQQHPDKIEKELQAVVAPERWFQGHQLLVWHGRRTCFARSPACARCVVADLCPKRGVRVKPTTMPTDAPRART; translated from the coding sequence ATGTCATACAACGAAGGCGTGGGACGCGAGACTCTCGAGGCGAAGCGGCGGCGGGCGGGACTGGTGCTGGAGCGGCTGGAGGCCGAGATGCCAGAGGTGCGGATCGAGCTCGACTATCGTAGCCCCCTGGAGCTGCTGGTGGCCGTCATCCTCTCCGCGCAGTGCACGGACAAGCGGGTGAACATGGTGACGCCGGCCCTGTTCCAGCGCTTCCCGGATGCCCAGGCCTATGCCTCCGTGAAACCCGAGGCGGTGGAGCCCTTCATCCAGACGTGCGGCCTGTACCGCGCCAAGGCGAAGAACATCGTCGCGGCGGCCAAGGCCCTGGTGGCCCAGCACGGCGGCCAGGTGCCCACCTCCCGAGAGGCGCTGGAGCAGCTTCCGGGCGTGGGGCGCAAGACGGCGGGCGTGGTGTGCATCCACCTGGGCGGCGATGCGGCCTTCCCCGTGGACACCCACGTGAAGCGGCTCGCGGGCCGGCTGGACTTCTCCCGGCAGCAGCACCCGGACAAGATCGAGAAGGAACTCCAGGCCGTGGTGGCTCCGGAGCGGTGGTTCCAGGGCCACCAGCTCCTGGTATGGCACGGGCGCCGGACGTGCTTCGCCCGCTCGCCCGCCTGCGCGCGCTGCGTGGTGGCGGACCTGTGCCCCAAGCGCGGCGTGCGCGTGAAGCCGACTACGATGCCGACGGACGCTCCTCGCGCTCGGACTTGA